One Rhododendron vialii isolate Sample 1 chromosome 2a, ASM3025357v1 genomic region harbors:
- the LOC131317921 gene encoding SUN domain-containing protein 5 isoform X3, with protein MKKKPRNHHSTSTKGRSYFVNNDNKNNRKGVLELSLPLVFSFWCLVFLFHSKLGLTHGNGGNLQVENRSMTNSSARDDKLYDSAYSLVENENNSYVNRVLLEFNASITSNDSHVLDHHPSTPEHSLRGTSEWEEAVKSFLGYPVLVCGMQHQEQQKQKTLHQIGKTHSPYLNLDEFRNITRQEKGGIASNRLANITHRLEPDGTSYNYASATKGAKVVTHNKEAKGASNILGKDHDKYLRNPCSVGGKFVIIELAEETLVDTVKIANFEHYSSNFKEFELYGSLVYPTETWSPIGKFVAANAKNAQSFKLPEPKWVRYLKLNLLSHYGSEFYCTMSVVEVYGVDAIERMLEDLIVASELSATVKLPDPNSTVLPSSIPESEISEQKIDGEVQKAVHTSSQGIEGIDKPQKPNLHLKSPVTSNIPDPVMEIRQQPNGRIHGDAALKILMQKVRSLEINLSVLEEYIKELNRRQGDVVPELEKELSRYSMLLEKSRSDINELLEWKKIMEKGVTDLEAWKAVVSLRMDEVVRENGMLR; from the exons ATGAAGAAGAAACCTCGAAATCATCACTCCACAAGTACCAAAGGTCGAAGCTATTTCGTTAATAACGACAACAAGAACAACAGGAAAGGCGTTCTCGAGCTGTCGTTGCCTTTGGTTTTCTCATTTTGGTGTCTGGTTTTCCTGTTCCATTCCAAACTCGGCCTTACCCATGGAAATGGAG GGAACTTGCAAGTTGAAAATAGAAGCATGACTAACTCCAGTGCTCGTGATGATAAGCTTTATGACTCTGCATATTCTCTTGTCGAAAATGAAAACAACAGTTATGTAAATCGGGTTCTGCTAGAGTTTAATGCATCAATAACTAGTAATGACTCTCATGTTCTTGATCATCACCCTTCGACTCCTGAGCACTCGCTCCGGGGAACAAGTGAATGGGAGGAAGCAGTGAAGAGCTTTCTAGGCTACCCGGTGTTAGTTTGTGGAATGCAACATCAAGagcaacaaaagcaaaagacaTTACACCAGATAGGGAAAACCCATTCGCCTTATCTTAATCTAGATGAGTTTCGTAATATTACGAGGCAAGAGAAAGGTGGGATTGCATCAAATCGGCTTGCTAACATCACCCACCGGCTTGAGCCTGATGGAACATCATATAATTATGCTTCAGCAACTAAGGGTGCAAAGGTGGTGACTCACAATAAGGAAGCAAAAGGCGCTAGCAACATACTGGGGAAGGATCATGATAAATATCTGAGAAACCCGTGCTCCGTTGGGGGAAAATTTGTTATCATTGAGCTAGCAGAGGAAACTCTTGTCGACACAGTCAAAATTGCGAATTTCGAACATTATTCTTCGAACTTCAAGGAATTTGAGTTGTACGGGAGTTTGGTTTATCCCACTGAGACATGGTCCCCAATAGGAAAATTTGTTGCTGCAAATGCAAAGAATGCTCAAAGCTTTAAGCTTCCCGAACCCAAATGGGTAAGGTACTTAAAGTTGAATTTATTAAGTCATTACGGGTCAGAGTTTTATTGCACAATGAGTGTTGTGGAGGTATATGGCGTTGATGCAATTGAGCGGATGCTTGAAGATCTCATAGTGGCTTCTGAGTTATCTGCAACTGTTAAATTACCTGACCCTAATTCAACTGTGTTGCCTTCTTCAATACCAGAATCAGAAATAAGTGAGCAGAAAATAGATGGTGAAGTTCAAAAGGCAGTTCATACTTCCAGTCAAGGGATCGAAGGCATCGACAAACCACAGAAGCCTAACTTGCACCTCAAGAGTCCTGTCACTAGCAACATTCCAGATCCTGTAATGGAAATTAGACAACAGCCAAATGGAAGAATTCACGGTGATGCTGCACTAAAGATCTTAATGCAGAAAGTGAGGTCACTTGAGATAAACTTATCAGTCCTGGAGGAATACATCAAGGAACTGAACCGAAGACAAGGGGACGTAGTGCCCGAACTTGAGAAAGAGCTATCTAGATATTCGATGCTTTTAGAGAAGAGTAGATCAGATATTAATGAACTCCTGGAATGGAAGAAGATTATG